Sequence from the Candidatus Wallbacteria bacterium genome:
AGGCTTTTGTCGTTCCGCTCGGACCTCGGAGTCTCCTCCTCGATCTGGAACCAGCTCCCGGGCGCTCCGGCGCTTTCCCGGTCCGGACTTTCACCGGCGGACTGACGCAGTTTGTCAGGACGCACCACAATTTAATTATAGTCTGACCTAAGACGATTTGCAACTAAATATCAGTTGCATTAAACCTGGCCTGACAGGAGTTTGACATTAACTTTTGATATTCTTATCCTGTATAAAATGGTGACACTTGCAAAACTCGGTTTTTTAATAATATAGACTTTTGCAAGCGGTTTGGAAGCAAGAGTTTTGTTAGTGCTCCATGAGCCTCTAACAAAATGTCTACCCGAAATAAAACGTAAAAACATTTTGCAAGAGGCTCAATGGGAAAATCATACATCTTGAAAGTGCTTAAATTAATCGTTGCAGTGCTTTTATGTTTTCCTGCACTGCTGATGCCATATGAGCTTCGGATGAAGTACAACAAAGGTCTGGCTTTTTTTTTCCATCTGCCTTTTGTGGTTTTCGGAAAATTAACTCATTATTTATTGAAAATGCTTGGGGTCAGGCCGGATGACATTGACTGGAATTGAAAAAAAAGATTGCGTTCTCCTTTACTCAGGAGGCACTGATTCGACATGCACTGCTGCATTGATGGCAGAACATTTCCAGAATATTCACCTGTTGACTTTCTATCAGGGAAGAGAAAAAAAGTCCTGTATCAGCGAAAATATCCAGGCTCTGGAAAATAAATTCGGGCCTAGGTTTATCCATAAAATCATCTCCACCACAAAATTAGTGAAATTTATCAGCTATCATCGTTATTTGAAATATCTGTTCAGGCATCGCTGGCTTGTTCTTTCAACCTGCGGCTTCACCACTCTCAGCTGGCACATCAATGCAATCGTGTATTGCCGTCTGCATCAGATTGAAGTGGTGGCTGACGGCTTGACCAGGGAATTGATGCATTTTCCCGGACATATGGATGCTGTGATGGAGATTTTCAGGAAACTTTACGCAGAATTCGGAATCAGCTATCAAAATCCGGTCCGCGGTTTCGATACCCCTCCTGACCGGCAATTCATAGACCGGCTGATAGTTGACCAGCACGGCTTCTTTTTCCCGAGCGAAGAATCGACCGCTGCTGATCAGAGGACAACAGGACAATATCTTTACCAGCATGAAATCCTGCCGCATCCTGACGTCAAAGGCTCTCCTATGGATCACAGGATGCAATATGACTGCTACCCCTTTATTTTATACAATGTCATGATCTTCTGGATTTATTTGAATTTCCAGTCTTACGAAACTGTATCCGATAAAATGAGCCTCCTTTTTAAGGAAAAAGTGGATGATATGCGGATACTGCTGAAAGAATATTTCGAAAAAACCGGAGAAAGCCGGTTATCAGGATTGCTGGATGGATTTCAGGGCCAGTGAGAAACTTCATTCAATCTTTAACGATTGTGATAATTTCACTTGTGGCCTGGATTGCAGTATTTGAATCAATCTCAATTTACTGGATAGACAGATGGGGCGACCCTCTTGATAAGGCAAAGCAGGTCCTGAATCCGGACAGCAGGCTGGGCTGGCGTCAAAAAGCTGATTATAACGGCCGTTTTCTGAAAATTGCCTTGAAAACAAATGAATTGGGAATGCGGAACATACCCCTCGCGAAGATCGATAAAAATGCAAAAACAATTCTAGTCCTGGGTCCTTCATCCACATTCGGCTGGGGGGTTGAAGAACAGCAGGCTTATCCCGCACTGCTTGAGGATTTGCTGGTCAGGAAATACAAAGACCAGGTGATAAGCGTGATCAATGCCGGGCAGATTGGTTTTTCCTCATGGCAGGGGCTTCAATTTTTTAAAAATGATCTTTCGGGAAAACTTAAATCAAACATATTGATCATTGCCTATGGAGTGAATGATGTTGACAGATTCCGTTTTTTCGATACCAGTCCCCTGCCCGATAAAGAAGAATTCGCAACCCCTAAAAAAACCTGGAAAATACGACTTCTGAATCTTCTCTACAGATTCAATTTCGGCAATCTGCTGTCCCGCAGGATTTTCAATCTGTTCGAAGACTTTAGCAGCCGGCCGATTGGAATCCCAGTCAGAAGGGTTGATGACACGGATTTCGAAAAGAACATCAGGGAAATGATTCAGTTTGCAAAATCAAGCGGTTCGGAGATCATACTTTTGACATCTGCTTATAAGCTGCCTTCATTCGGAAGTGTTGAGCAAAAAATTAATGAACAGTATCAGGAATTGTTTGAGACCGGGGTAAAAAAATACGAGGAAAAACAGTATCTTGTAGCGCTGACATATTTTAAAAAAGCAACCGAAGTAAAACCAGACCGGAATCTGACTTATTACTACCTTAGTTCATGCTATTCTTATCTTGGAAATTCAGGTGAAAAAAAGAAAATGTTTGAAATGGCCCGCAGGACGGAACCCAAACGGATTGCCGAGGATGTAGATAAACTCAATCAGGTGTTGATGAAAATTGCTGTACAGGAAGGCGTGTTATTGGTAGACTCTATGAAAAGCCTTTCGCTTTTAAGCCCTGACAGTGGATTCATAGACCCCATCCACATGTCTGCGCTTGGAAACGAAGCTGTGGCAGAAAATCTGGCGGTAGAGATTTACGGACATGATCTATTAAAGATCAATCAAAGAAGGGAATCGAATGAGCCAGGAAATTGAGACTACCCAGGATCATAAAACACGGCGCACTCTGCCAGGGCTGCTGATTTTTCTGCTGAAAGAACTGTTGCGAAAGAAAAAATGGATTTTGCTGCCGCTCTGGGTCTTACTGGCCGCAATAGCTCTGATCCTGTTCCTTACCGGCAGTCCCGCTATCCTGCCTGCAATCTATCTCATAGGTTTTTAGACAGCATTCTCTCTTTTATCACGGCTATTTCATCCGACAGATAGGTGGCGATCGCTTTGTGGCCCCATTTATTATATTGAAAGATATCAATGAAGTATTCTGGGGGATACCAGGTTTTGTCTTTTCCCAAAGAAGGGTCAAATTCCGAAAGCCAGTTTAAGCCTGCATAAAAGTCCACTGTCATTTCATGAGAAGGGGGATATCTTTCAAAAATCTTTTCTCCGTCAATAAAACTGGCCAGCTTGTATGAATCTGCAAGTTTCCGGTAAAAAGCTGGACTGATGCTGTGAATTACACTCTGCCGCAGGATGATCACCGGGATCTGTTTTTCTTCGGCTGTTTTCAGCATCTGCATAGTGACATCTGCGAAAGCAGCAATGTTTTTTTTCATGATTCTTGTCACCAGATAATCCCTGAATTTATCGTAAATCATGCTCTTCCTGACGATCACGTTCCCCGCAAGATGTAAAAACCACATCAGAGGACGATAAATACCGGATTCAGGGAAAAAGAATCCTCCCAGGAACTGGTTATCCCCCATAATCACCGGATCTATATATCCGTAATCCCAGATGATCAGATCTGGCTTGTAATCCAGGATTTCCATCTGCAGTTTTGCAAGCCCGACTATAGCAGAACCTTCCTGATTGCCGTAGTTCCACACTTCATAGACCGTATCTGTCTTCTGGCTGTTCAACCTTTGTTCGAGCTGGCTCGGGTATGTATCTTCATCGTTAACAGCATGTCCAAATGTGTGATATGATCCTAACGCGATGATCCGGAAAACATTTTCGGGTTTCTGGACTGTCCTCTGAGGTCCCCTGAATCCCAGATTATTAATGGTTGCGGTATAGGAAGTCTTTTCCCTGAATTCAGCCGGCCTTAGAAAGTCGTAAGATTCCAGGACTTTGTTCCTGGGCAGACTCATCTGGCTCGCAATCAGGTGCAGCCGCTCTTGATTGCGGAAATCTGTATTGGAAAAGAATTTGAAAGGAGGTAAAAGCGGGTTTGCATTGTCACGATTCAACCAGTATTGAGCTAGTCTGGGTATGGTGATTGCTTTGAAATTTCTGCCTGGCCCTGGAGGTTCCGGTTCAATCCTGAACCAGATTTCGCAGACTGCAACCAGCAGAAAGAGAAAAGTGAAAACATACAAAGCAAAATCCCAAATTTTCTTTGCAGGAATCAAGATTTTCAGCTTAAAATCACCCTTTTCTCAGCAATTCTTCTCTTTAGAGCAGCATTTGCAGGCTTCACCGTGTTCTTTTCCCAGGCACAGCAACAGTTGTTTGAGGATCTCGGTGCTTTCCAGTGATTTCTCCCTGGGCAGCCAGTCAGTGGAATGCGTTACCCGCCCGTCTGCGGCATGATAAGTGCCTTTTTTGTCCAGAACTGTAAGTAGTGGAATCACAGTTCCGGCATAACCTTTCCGTGATTCTGGACTGAACCAGAAATCAAAGTCTTTCACAGGCAGGGCCTGCATTTCATATCCGTAATAAACATTCCCGCTGTTTTTAAGGTATTTCTTCAGTTCCTCGACTGTCACGCCCTTCAAGCCAGCATTTCTCAGACCTGGCGCATTCACGGTGCTTTCCAGCACAACGATATTGTCAGTCGTTTTCCTGCAAACATCAATCAATTCAGAGGAAGCCAGCTTCTTTTCAATCACAAAGGTCGGCCGCTGGTTGAAGAGCTTGTGCCATTCTCCGCCATTGCCCAGAATTTCCCTGATGAAACCGGGGATCTTTTCTCTCTTCATGGCTGAATAGAGCGAAGTGAAATTCTGCCTGTCGCTCTTTTTTCCGATAAAAGCGATTCTGCTGCCGTCACGGGCCAGGATACGCAGATAAGGGTCAAGAGCAGCTTGCCAGTTTTCATCCTCCACACAACCTATTATCACCAAATTTTCCTTGGGTGCTTTCCCCAGCGAAGTGCATCCTGTAATTGTGAAATCCGGATTTTCGTCGATGAAGAAGCCGTTCTTCCCAAACACTGATTCCGACAGTTTATTCAGCAGGAAAGCTTCCTCGTCCGAGATTCCGTTTCCAGCCACCAGGATGCCATCACCGGATTTTTTAAGAGCCCCTGCGATCTGTTCAAGTGTGACAGGCGTAAGTTTGCGTCCTTTCATCTGATATGGTCTGTCCGCAGGGTGCCGATCCATGTGATACATGAATGAGCCCAGCTGGCAGATATTCTTTTTGTAAGTATTCAATTCAGATGCCCGGATGTCAGTGATACAACTGTCAGCCCTGGAGACAGAAATTCCGCAGAGCAGTGAACAGCGATCGCAGAGCCCTTCCTGAATTGTTGTTTTCCAGGGTCCGGTTTTGAGCATCCTGCTCTTTGGAGCTAAAGCTCCGGTCGGGCAGGCAGCAATGCACTGTCCGCAACTGTCGCAGCCTACCTTATCCAGAGGCTTCTGCATCGCGGGTGCCACCTCGACCTTGAAGCCGCGGTAAACGAAACCCAGTGCGCCGATGCCTTTGATTTCCAGGCAGGTGCGGATGCAGCGGCCGCAGGTTATGCACTTGTTCTGATCCCTGATGATATAAGGATGTTTCTCGTCGATCGGGTGTTTCTGGACTGCACCCAGAAATCTGGTGGCCTGAGCCTGATAATCATTGGAGTATTTGCGCAGTTTGCATTCGAACACCTCGCCGCAGCCGCAGGAAAGGCAGCGCTGAGCTTCTTCCATGGCCTTTTTTTCACTGAGCCCCTTTTCCACTTCCACGAATTTTTTGATCCTCAGGGCCGGTTTCAGCATGGGCATTGTCACGCGCCCTTTTTTTTCCACATGAGCGAAGTCAGTTTCAGAAAGCTCCATCAGCTCGTTCTTTTTAATGTTGAATTCTTTTGGCACTTCAAGCGGCTTCCCGTTCAGGAAAGCGTCGATGCTGAAAGCTGCCTTTCTGGCACCGCCGATGGCTTCCACGGCAGTAGCCGCGCCCGATGCCACGTCTCCGGCAGCGAAGATATCGGGCTGTCCTGCGCGGCCATATTCGTCGGCAGTCAGGGTCCCCCATTTGCTGAATGTTACCAGGCTGCTCTCTTTCAGCAGGCAGGTGAGATCCGGGGCCTGTCCGATGGCTGCTATAATGTTGTCGAGAGGAATCTCGAAATCGGAATTGGGGATCGGGACCGGCTTCCTTCTGCCTGAGGCATCTGGTTCACCGAGTTCCATCCGGTTGCAGCGCAGCGCTGTAGCTTTGCCGTTTTCGGCAAGCACTGCGACAGGAGCGGTCAGGAACATCATCTTCACGCCTTCTTCCTTGGCTTCGTGGACTTCCACAGCCCAGGCGGGCATCTCTTTCTCGGTCCTGCGGTAGATCAGAGTGACCTCTTTGGCGCCAAGCCTGACCGAGGTGCGGACCGCGTCAATGGCGGTATTGCCTCCGCCGATCACACCCACCCGCTTCCCGATCGGGAATTTGCCTTTAGCGCTTACTTCCCTCAGAAAATCGATGCCATTGAGCACCCCAGGGGTTTCCTCGCCTGGGACTTTCATAGCTGAACCCTTGTGTGCGCCGATCGCGAGCAGAATCGCATTGTACCCGTCCCTGCGCAGAGACTCGATCGTAAAATCACGGCCCAGTTCCTTCCCATACTCTATTTTCACATTCATGTCTGTGATGTATTTGATTTCTTTATCCAGGATTTCCCTGGGCAGCCTGTAAGAGGGAATGCCATAGCGCAGCATGCCTCCGGCTTGGGGAAGTTTCTCCAGAACTCTGCATTGATGCCCCATTTCAGCCAGAAAATAAGCCGCAGACAGTCCGGCTGGACCTGCTCCCACAATGGCTACTTTCTTTCCGGTCGGTTTCCCTGCCTTCGGATGATATCCGTCGGCAGCTTCAAGATCTGCATCTGCGAAGAATCGCTTGAGATTGGCGATCGCCACTGGTTTGTCCACGTAATTTCTGCGGCACTTGTCTTCGCAGGTACGCGGGCAGACGCGTCCGCAGACGAGAGGAAAGGGATTTTTCTCTTTGTGCAGCTTGCTGGCGGCATGGTAGTTTTTTGCGGCGATGTGGGCGATGAATCCCTGCACATCGACACCGGCCGGGCATTGCAGCTGGCAGGGAGCGATGCAGTCTCCCGGATGGTTGGAGAGCAGCAGTTCAAGCCCCAGTTTGCGGGTTTCTCTCAGCACTTCAGTATTGGTGCGCACAACCATGTTTTCTTTGATCTCATAGGAACAGGAAGGCACGAATCCCCTGGCGCCCTCCACTTCCACAAGGCAGATGTAGCATGAGCCGAAAGGCTTCAGCCTGTCGTCATGGCAGAGGGTGGGAATGAAGATGCCATTGTCCCGGGCTGCTTCGTAAACAGTCTGTCCGGGCCTGGCGCTGATTTTCTTGCCGTCGATTTCCAGATTTATGATTTTTTCCATTTTTCCGCTCCTTTATTTCGCGATGATGGCGTTGAATCTGCAGGTGGCCATGCACTGCCCGCACTTGATGCAGGTGTCGGGATTGATCTTGTGCCGCTTCTTCGGTTCCCCGCTGATCGCCTTGACAGGGCAGGCCCTGGCGCAAGCCGTGCATCCTATGCAGGCATCGGCGATGGAATAAGTGAGAAGCGATCTGCATTTTCCTGCGGGACAGCGCTTTTCGTTAATATGTGCCTCGTATTCAGAGCGGAAATATTTCAATGTGGTAAGAACAGGATTCGGGGCTGTCTGTCCCAGTCCGCAGAGAGAGGATTTCCTGATGTTCTCGGCCAGGGTCTGCAGCTTTTCAAGGTCACCAGCGACTCCCTTTCCCTCAGTGATGCGCTCCAGGATCTCCATCATGCGCTTGGTCCCGACCCTGCAGAAAGTGCATTTGCCGCAGGACTCGTCCTGTGTGAAGGTCAAAAAGAATTTGGCGATGTCCACCATGCAGCTTGTATTGTCCATCACCACCATGCCGCCAGATCCCATGATTGCACCGGTTGCATTCAGGGACTCATAATCAACAGGAGTGTCGATCAGGGACTCTGGCAGGCATCCGCCTGACGGCCCGCCAACCTGAACTGCCTTGAAAGGTTTGCCGGTTGAGGTACCGCCACCGATATCATAGATGATCTCCCGTAGAGTCATGCCGAGCGGGATCTCCACCAGGCCTCCGCGGCGGATCTTGCCGGCCAGGGCGAAGACCTTGGTGCCCTTACTTTTATTGCTGCCAACGCTCGCGTATTTTTCCCCGCCGTTCAGGATAATCCAGGCGATATTGGTGAATGTCTCGACATTGTTGATGTTTGTCGGCTTGCCGAAAACGCCTGACTGGGCCGGGAAAGGAGGACGCAGCCTGGGCATGCCGCGCTGGCCTTCCACTGATGCGATCAGGGCCGTTTCTTCGCCGCAGACAAAGGCTCCTGCGCCTTCCTTGATCTGGATGTCAAAATTGAAACCAGAGCCCATTATTTTTTCGCCGAGATAATTGTTTTTTCTGGCTATTTCCAGGGCAATACCCAGATTTTTGACTGCCAGCGGATATTCGGCACGCACGTAAACCACTCCGTGCGAGGCGCTGATGGCAAAGGCTGCGATCACCATGCCCTCAATCACTGAATGCGGGTCGCCTTCCAGTTCGCTTCTGTTCATGAATGCGCCTGGATCTCCTTCGTCGCCGTTGCAGATAATGTATTTCTCGTCTCCCTTGGCTTCTCTCGCGAATTTCCATTTCAGGCCTGTCGGGAATCCTGCTCCACCCCTGCCGCGCAGTCCTGACTTGGTGATTTCCTCGATCACCTGTTCCGGTGTCATTGAAAAGAGCACTTTTCTGAGAGCCTGATACCCCTGATTGTCAAGGTAGTCCTGCAGGTTAACAGGATCTATTCTGCCTGCATTGCGCAGCACGATTCTCTGCTGCTTCTCGAAGAATTTCTCCTCAGGCAGTTTTCGATCCGAAGCTCTCACCAGCAACCTGTCTATGATCTCGCCCTTTCCGATATGTTTTTCCATGATTTCGTTGACGTCTTTATTGGTAACGTTTCCATAGGTCACCTTGCGATTACCTTCCACAACGTCCACCAGGACTTCCGAATAGCACATACCGATGCAGCCGGTGGGTCTCACCTGATAACCTGTTCCTTCAGCGGCCTTGATGAAAGAGTCATAAATTTCCTTGGCGCCTGAAGCAAGGCCGCACGTGCCCACTCCTACTATGATTTCGCCTTTATGATTGCTCATTTTGCCTCCCTGCGCATGGCCTTGACGATCTCGCGGGATTTCTTAGGATTCAATTTTCCATAAGTGTTTCCGTCAATCATCATTACAGGTGCCAGGCTGCAGCAGCCAAGACAGGCCACAGACTCGAGAGTAAACTGACGATCATGCGTGGTACCGTTGTTTTTCACATCCAGTTCATCCTGCAGTGCTTCAGTGATTTCAGTTGCCCCCCCTACATGGCAGGCAGTACCGTGACAGACCCTGATCAGGTGCTCCCCTACTGGTTCCAGCCTGAACTGGGCATAAAAAGTCACGATTCCGAAAATTACGGATTCCGAAACTCCGGTTGATTTGGAAATCCTCTCCATCACAGGACCTGGAAGATAGCCGTAACTCTCCTGGACTTTCTGGAGGATGGTGATCATTGAGCCTTTTTTGGTTTTGTACTGGTCTAAAATTCTGTCTGCCTGATCAAAGCACAATTTTCCTGACGCGCAGTTACACCCCATTGCCGTACCCCCAATAAAAGTACTACTCTTTTACTGCGTACGATCAAAAAATTAGCGTTTTTTCCCTTAACTGTCAAGGGGAGAGGTAATCAGGCGACCTTTTCGATGACCTTGTACCGCTTGTGAAAATATTCTCAATCTCAAATTGCCTCATGATACTGCCTCTGTGTCTGGAAAAATTTTCAGATCCGGGTATAATTAAATAAAGTATAGGTTTAGTATTGAGAGGGGATATTTATGAGTAAATTTTTTCTTCTTGCCATTTTAATTTTCTTCATCTTCCCTATAATTCCTGCTGTTGGGTGGGAACCGGTCTTCATGCATTACGGCATGTCGTCATTTGATCAGAAAGTCTGGAAAAAACCGCCGCCTTTCAAGGCCGAAGGAATACCTGTAGTAAATGTGCCGTTTTATGCTCCCGGCGAGTTCGAGCCTGCCGAAGGCGCCCTGTTCTGCTGGGACGATCATCAGGAAATCTCCAGGCTTCTCTGCGAAATGATCCGGTTTATAGCAGAGGAATACAAGGTTTTCATCAGGATCAATCCGGGTGATGAACCGCGGGTCAGAGGAATTCTCCAGAATGCAAAGGTGAATCTGGAGCAGGTGAAATTCATTCCCTACAAATGCGGTAAGTTCTCAGCCTGGATCGGAGACTATGGTCCGACCTGGATCTATACCCAGGACGGTAAAAGGGAAATCATAGACCTGTACTATCCTGATCCGGCTGACGACAATTTCAATCAGACCCTGGCATTGAAAATGGGTGTCAGATGCCACCCCACCAAGTTCTTCCACTTAAGCAGCGACCTGATCTTCGACAGTCTGGGCAGTGACAGTCACGGTCTCTGCGACGGCCCGACCGGAACAGTCATGACCGGCTACGACCTCAGCAAGGTCAACAACGTCGATCTGCGCAACCTGGAACAGAACCTCAAGGACCTCTATAACGCGGACAAGGTCGGCTTTTTCCCCTGGATGCTCAAGGACCTGCCGCAAACGATCGACTCTTACCTGAAACTGCTTGATCCGGATTTCATGATGCTCGGTATATACGCCGGGGGCGACAACAGCGGAACAGCTACAACAGAGAGATCAGTCAGCAACAATCAGCTGCTGGCAGAAGCGGTTAATGATCTTCACACCTGGTCAGGCAAAAGGGGAAAAGGCTTCCAGGTCCTGAAAGTCCTCCTGCCCGGTTTCGAGAGCGCTGACAAGACCATCGACTGCCTGGTCAACCAATCCTACACCACTTGCCTGGTTGTGGGCAGGCGGATTCTTCTTCCCAATTATGGTAATTTCTGGGACGAGACCACTATGATTGAAATGGAAGAGAAAGTGAAGCGCCTGCATAGATCCCTGGAACAGAATTTCGAAGGCTACCTGATCAAGGGCTTCAACTGCCAGGGGATCCGCAGGTATTTTGGAACCTTGCATTCCCTGGCCTGCACTATACCAGTGGATCCCCTGGAAATCACCCACGAGCAGCCGGAAAATTCATTCCGGCCAGGCGAACCGGTGCTGCTCACCATCAATGTGCGGGGGATCAATAAACTGAATCAGGACAAGGTGACGCTTTACTACAGGGTCAAGGATCTATCTGAAGTCGCTCGCCCGATGTCATTGAAACAAGGAAGCAACGGCGTTTTCGAGGGCGTGATAAAGGGGGTCAGCTATCCAACGACTGTAACTTATCATTTCAGGGCCGAGGACATGACCGGGATGTATGAGACCCTGCCTGAAGGGACAGGGGCATTCTCACTCAGATTTGAGGATCCTGCAAAGCCTGAAGCTACTCAGGAGATTACAGTGGACCAGGATCTCAATTCTCTGCCAGATGCAATCCAGAAGCTCAGACAGAAGTTGGCCAGGCTCAAACTGCAGGCCACACAGCAGGAAGAAGTCACCAGACAGGCAGCATCCGCTCATGACGCAGCTGCCGGCAACGACGGAAGTTATGGTAACATTTTCAATGGGGAGCAATTGACCAGACTGAAGTATGAAAAAGAAAAGGCCAGGTCTGAGCAACTGGCTAAACAGATAAAGGAAATCGAAAATAAAATCAGCCAGCTGGAAAGTATCCAGACTGAGGAATAACAAATACTCACAGCACGTGGCTTTTTTTTGAAATTCTCCCAGGTCGCACACTGACCTTGTACCGTTTGTGAAAATTTTCTCAAAGCCCAGGGAAACCGGTCAGAAAATGGGAAAGACCGGTACCCGGCAGCTGGAATGCAGACAACTTATCACCTGTTGACATGACAGGTGGCAATAAATAATATATAGCCAAGTTGAGAGGGTCTACCTGTTTGGGGGGTAACCCTATAAATCTTTTGGGAGGTAATTCATGTCCATGGTCCGCGAGATCATTGAGAAAGTAAAGCAGAAGGATGCGTCACAACCGGAATTCATCCAGGCAGTCACAGAAGTCATGGAGAGCCTTGAACCGACAGTAAAGAAGCACCCGGAATTTGTCAAAGCCGGGATCTATGAGAGAATCGTGGAGCCTGACAGGGGCATAACATTCAGAGTACCCTGGGTCGATGACCACGGCAAAGTCCAGGTCAACCGCGGTTTCAGAGTCCAGTTCAACAACGCCATCGGACCCTACAAGGGCGGATTGCGCTTCCATCCTTCAGTCAACCTCGGAATCATCAAGTTCCTAGGCTTCGAGCAGATCTTCAAGAACTCCCTCACCACCCTTCCCATGGGCGGCGGCAAGGGCGGCTGCGATTTCGACCCCAAAGGCAAATCCGACGCCGAAGTCATGAGATTCTGCCAGGCCTTCATGCGAGAGCTTTTCAGGTATATAGGCCCTGATATCGACGTACCCGCAGGCGACATCGGAGTGGGCGGCCGCGAGATCGGCTTCCTGTTCGGATATTATAAAAAAATCCGCAATGAGCATACCGGCGTATTGACAGGAAAAGGCCTGGAATGGGGCGGCAGCCTGGTCAGACCCGAAGCCACAGGCTATGGCAACACTTATTTCGCCTGCGAAATGCTGGCCACCAGAAAAAAAGAACTGGAAGGCAAGACCTGTATCGTCAGTGGTTCCGGCAATGTTTCCCAATACACCATCCAGAAGATCACCATGCTCGGCGGCAAGGCCATCACAGCCTCCGACTCTTCCGGCAGCATAGTCGACGAAGCGGGCATCGATGCCAAGAAACTGGCTTTCCTGCTGGAACTCAAGAATGTGAAACGCGGCCGGATCAAGGATTACGCCGACCATTTCAAGGGCGTGACTTATTACGACGGCAAGAGTGTCTGGGATGTAGTGAAAGAGCACGGCCTGAAGTGCGACTGCGCTTTCCCCTCAGCCACCCAGAACGAGATCGAGAAAAAGCATGCCGAACCACTCATTAAGAACGGCTGCTACTGCGTTTCCGAAGGCGCCAACATGCCGTCCACTCCGGAAGCAGTGGAAATATTCCAGGAACACAAGATCCTGTTTGGCCCCGGCAAAGCTGCCAATGCGGGCGGCGTGGCCACCTCAGGACTCGAGATGAGCCAGAACAGCATGAGACTTTCCTGGACCAGGGAAGAAGTCGACGCCAGGCTGCAGGGCATCATGAAGAGCATCCACAAAGCGGCTCTGGAAGCCAGCGAAACTTACAGCACCAAGGGCAATTACGTTGACGGTGCCAATATCGCCGGATTCGTGAAAGTAGCCAAGGCCATGCTGGCATATGGGGTAATCTAAAAGTTACCAAAGAGACATATACATAATATGTTTCTGCTGAAACAATTAAAATGCGGGTCTGCAAGGCCCGCATTTTTTATACAACCTGTTATCATTGAAAGTCATGCACTTCTCGGGTATAATTAATATAGTAACGAAGTATCAGTATGAATTTGGGGGGAGTATGCATAAATTAATCGCCGGAATAATCATGCTTGTCTTTGCTTCAGTCATCGGCATTCCAGGTTTCTGCACAGAGGCTTCAGCCAAGAATTTCCGGGTCACTGCCTGCAGTGAAGTAGATCCACAGGATGCGGATGTATTCCAGAATTGCCTCCAGGGAGGAGGGTTCACTCTGGATGCCAGATACAACGATGGCCAGATTAATCTGAGTTCTTTCAATCCCGATAAGGAACTGGATTACATCTATAACGCAAGCCACGGTTCAGAGTATTATATCTGTTTTTCCGGCGGAAGTTCAGGCATGACAGGCAGCGAATTCACGGGTAACAAGGTCAAGAACCTGGTCACTGCGAGCTGTGACACTGTAAGCAATCAGTGGTCAGGACATCCCGGATTCAGTGCAGTCCTGAAATCTGTGCTTGGATATC
This genomic interval carries:
- a CDS encoding agmatine deiminase family protein, which encodes MSKFFLLAILIFFIFPIIPAVGWEPVFMHYGMSSFDQKVWKKPPPFKAEGIPVVNVPFYAPGEFEPAEGALFCWDDHQEISRLLCEMIRFIAEEYKVFIRINPGDEPRVRGILQNAKVNLEQVKFIPYKCGKFSAWIGDYGPTWIYTQDGKREIIDLYYPDPADDNFNQTLALKMGVRCHPTKFFHLSSDLIFDSLGSDSHGLCDGPTGTVMTGYDLSKVNNVDLRNLEQNLKDLYNADKVGFFPWMLKDLPQTIDSYLKLLDPDFMMLGIYAGGDNSGTATTERSVSNNQLLAEAVNDLHTWSGKRGKGFQVLKVLLPGFESADKTIDCLVNQSYTTCLVVGRRILLPNYGNFWDETTMIEMEEKVKRLHRSLEQNFEGYLIKGFNCQGIRRYFGTLHSLACTIPVDPLEITHEQPENSFRPGEPVLLTINVRGINKLNQDKVTLYYRVKDLSEVARPMSLKQGSNGVFEGVIKGVSYPTTVTYHFRAEDMTGMYETLPEGTGAFSLRFEDPAKPEATQEITVDQDLNSLPDAIQKLRQKLARLKLQATQQEEVTRQAASAHDAAAGNDGSYGNIFNGEQLTRLKYEKEKARSEQLAKQIKEIENKISQLESIQTEE
- the gdhA gene encoding NADP-specific glutamate dehydrogenase, with the protein product MSMVREIIEKVKQKDASQPEFIQAVTEVMESLEPTVKKHPEFVKAGIYERIVEPDRGITFRVPWVDDHGKVQVNRGFRVQFNNAIGPYKGGLRFHPSVNLGIIKFLGFEQIFKNSLTTLPMGGGKGGCDFDPKGKSDAEVMRFCQAFMRELFRYIGPDIDVPAGDIGVGGREIGFLFGYYKKIRNEHTGVLTGKGLEWGGSLVRPEATGYGNTYFACEMLATRKKELEGKTCIVSGSGNVSQYTIQKITMLGGKAITASDSSGSIVDEAGIDAKKLAFLLELKNVKRGRIKDYADHFKGVTYYDGKSVWDVVKEHGLKCDCAFPSATQNEIEKKHAEPLIKNGCYCVSEGANMPSTPEAVEIFQEHKILFGPGKAANAGGVATSGLEMSQNSMRLSWTREEVDARLQGIMKSIHKAALEASETYSTKGNYVDGANIAGFVKVAKAMLAYGVI